Proteins encoded in a region of the Panicum hallii strain FIL2 chromosome 3, PHallii_v3.1, whole genome shotgun sequence genome:
- the LOC112884013 gene encoding chromatin modification-related protein EAF1 B-like isoform X5 — MAAFIEARAMPASAFLQCLAIEKAQEELRQEFDVREERRKELEFLEKGGNPLDFKFIHVETVSVHSASLTNQTEAQNVISDAKGSFSASPHGDSVESSDKPGSSLCRETNIADNLMLLDGSNNGMAEGKIVKKGTKRLNAAQPKQSLPNDGHKYANKPVFSGFSRLGDKSQAYVRRNRSKPSRESANVASVRSSIPPVKGYDTKDENDILQKSNVGDHGECSVSSMKQSGSNYDNAPKNAASDGQAEMELDVIHTIDESECVVNEEAKQADSNSKAKEVPSHDANYNRLLGCGDTAEVASAETPDTNLKVPKPYPNASTHDERESCAVDKKADDGHLDKHMAHIHEGKLDSRRKVPVSAVEASTSHKNGVGAPCEGTLNIVDDHADGDTNPVAVKIDVKYHEDLDSSRCYSTKESSDIVQPEASLQMKDEMEVCDSAIVAQKDAGCLSSVNTMNIEESPASDRKNSCVGDSDSAHPISVGIDLPKALPSPKNDEPNLESEIKKSKAYEDSILKDARVIEASIRRAGERSHCNIALEKRSKSHWDFVLEEMAWMANDFMQERLWKSVAAAKMCHWIASDGRAKFEEASIQRKQKNIMKIIAKGIMSFWRSAEALQTADMTAKMMHAHNSTMLEEMQASGIKAEKEQVYKSLEAKESMQPWQSQIQDYAVRFLEYNCKAADSHVLPEAPPTPDRLNDFGILKLSDHLSEECLFYTVPPGAMLAYRESLESLSVHHKEVGNAELNDDYEASVCDSAAVCSDLLRENAYEEDEGETCTYLSPKAYDGGCLSNMGHRKKHLMQQRISVARPYEIGTNVPYEPCLESKSGNQPLLSNGKRPTSFLTIPPKRIRTAARQRVVSSFHAGASGPPQVTSKTDASSGDTNSCQDDQSSLHGGSFPWRNTDFESTVESNRQLPYDAREACTKASKKKKLKNPGYKIAQNTVNSSMPTSVKFQGRMYDSRLQVDLTNKYEQKEYLKKRSDIHQYDSNGNSVAYGGQHASKKLKIVKQGLDISQEASHAASQMSNMANSARFIKFITNRDRGRRCKALKMTSVGGWSNFEDQALVVLVHDMGQNWELVCDAINSIVQFKSVHRQPKECKERHKVLVDRSSGDGADSAEDSGSSQHYHSTLPGIPKGSARQLFERLQGPFDEENLKAHFEKIILLMQQVHARCRQGNRQELKPIIQPHSSHVIALSQACPNRISADTLMPLDLCDATSPNLDSIAPGSVYPGPHTNGISPPNHQGSICPSTPTSSLNSRLPGSPGVVPGNNSPSPSTLNTPRDAQKYGVPRPTLQGDEQPKIQFNQMVNGRNLQQPGASVTGAFPSGVDCGARMMPTAHGMGTVAGLNRGMPAARPGFPRINSPATLNAVSSGNMLHNGGQGVPSAVSVYPGAISGPGNSILRPRDPMQTLRPVQGIEEHRQMPEFDKQVAQGSSQATIQFSSMNPSFSSVAASSPVQQPQQPHQMSQSLHMFGNPHHSQIQGTSSSPQQQPYAVQLAKERQTQQRMAPQQHSDVSGASAVLNVQINTQILQQGQASAANPVPCSQPQHQRQQAAQNVPDSSSSPNQPASITQQKQKKQQGQQQPRQNHQQRNHGSQQAKLMKSLGRGNMLIPQTTPIDSTPAAASTPPKKHVSEKLVQHGQGQGLIPANTASMPSMPHPGNQPKLINSLPQSPKKMPDIGNQGLMQGSSSQTLLATQQLPFHSKSTLTTELQQQLINPSQNSIDRAMVQQKHQMNSDCRTDINIDQVHNQMVPTSLPQSADSGSPVAPLVNQQKQEASHNLASVTPSLKLHSSPKDTSFGSETLSSEDLLQRQVSGGFPVRGHGVGGPWNQQVRQQLQPQHQQRTVLQGSVYAPSNSGPG, encoded by the exons ATGGCTGCTTTCATTGAGGCACGGGCGATGCCTGCTTCTGCTTTTCTTCAATG TCTGGCCATTGAGAAAGCCCAGGAGGAGCTCAGGCAGGAGTTTGATGTTCGTGAAGAACGGAGGAAAGAATTGGAATTTCTAGAGAAA GGAGGCAACCCATTGGATTTCAAATTTATACATGTAGAAACAGTCAGTGTACACTCCGCTTCTCTCACAAATCAAACAGAAGCACAAAATGTGATAAG TGACGCTAAAGGTAGTTTTTCTGCATCGCCTCATGGAGACTCAGTTGAGAGTAGCGACAAACCAGGAAGTTCACTATGCCGTGAAACCAACATAGCAGACAATCTCATGCTTTTGGATGGAAGTAACAATGGCATGGCAGAGGGAAAGATTGTAAAGAAAGGAACCAAAAGATTAAATGCAGCCCAACCCAAGCAGTCCTTGCCCAATGATGGTCACAAATATGCGAATAAACCTGTTTTTTCAGGTTTTTCACGTCTTGGAGACAAAAGCCAGGCATATGTTCGGCGCAACAGGTCAAAGCCAAGTAGAGAGAGTGCGAATGTTGCTTCTGTTAGATCTTCTATACCTCCTGTCAAAGGTTATGATACGAAAGATGAAAACGATATATTACAGAAAAGCAATGTAGGTGATCATGGTGAATGTTCTGTTTCTAGTATGAAACAGTCTGGATCAAACTATGACAATGCACCAAAGAATGCAGCTTCTGATGGTCAAGCAGAAATGGAGTTGGATGTGATTCATACAATTGATGAAAGTGAGTGTGTGGTGAATGAGGAAGCAAAGCAAGCTGACAGCAATAGTAAAGCTAAAGAAGTGCCTTCACATGATGCAAATTACAATCGGCTACTTGGGTGTGGTGACACTGCTGAAGTTGCATCTGCAGAAACTCCTGACACCAATTTAAAGGTTCCTAAGCCTTATCCTAATGCATCTACACATGATGAAAGAGAGTCATGTGCTGTTGACAAGAAGGCTGACGATGGTCACTTGGACAAACATATGGCCCATATCCATGAAGGGAAACTTGATAGCAGGAGGAAAGTTCCTGTCTCTGCTGTAGAAGCTTCTACTTCACACAAAAATGGAGTGGGTGCACCTTGTGAAGGCACCTTGAATATTGTTGATGATCATGCAGATGGAGACACCAATCCTGTTGCAGTGAAGATTGATGTAAAGTATCATGAAGACCTAGACAGTAGTAGATGTTATAGTACGAAGGAAAGTTCCGATATTGTACAGCCTGAAGCCAGTCTTCAGATGAAAGATGAAATGGAAGTTTGTGACAGTGCAATAGTTGCACAGAAGGATGCAGGGTGCCTATCTTCTGTCAACACCATGAACATTGAGGAAAGTCCAGCTTCAGATAGGAAAAATAGTTGTGTTGGGGATTCGGACTCAGCTCATCCCATTTCTGTAGGCATTGATTTGCCTAAAGCTTTGCCTTCACCAAAAAATGATGAACCTAACTTAGAGAGTGAGATTAAAAAATCTAAGGCATATGAAGATTCTATTCTTAAAGACGCTCGTGTTATAGAG GCTAGTATTAGAAGAGCTGGTGAACGATCTCACTGTAACATTGCTTTAGAGAAGAGGAGTAAGAGTCACTGGGACTTTGTCCTTGAGGAGATGGCATGGATGGCAAATGATTTCATGCAG GAACGACTTTGGAAAAGTGTGGCTGCAGCTAAAATGTGCCATTGGATTGCCTCAGATGGCCGTGCCAAATTTGAAGAAGCAAGCATTCAGAGAAAGCAGAAAAATATTATGAAAATCATTGCAAAGGGCATCATGAGTTTCTGGCGTTCAGCTGAGGCTTTACAAACTGCTGACATGACAGCTAAAATGATGCATGCACACAATTCAACTATGCTGGAGGAGATGCAGGCTTCTGGAATCAAAGCTGAAAAAGAACAG GTTTACAAGTCACTGGAAGCCAAAGAATCCATGCAGCCTTGGCAGTCACAGATTCAGGATTATGCAGTTCGATTTCTTGAATATAACTGTAAAGCAGCTGATTCTCATGTGTTGCCTGAAGCCCCACCTACTCCTGACAGGCTGAATGACTTCGGAATCTTGAAATTGTCTGATCATCTCTCAGAA GAATGCCTCTTCTATACAGTACCACCTGGGGCAATGCTGGCATACAGGGAGTCTCTGGAATCTCTTTCCGTGCATCACAAG GAGGTTGGCAACGCTGAACTCAACGATGACTACGAGGCATCTGTTTGTGATTCTGCTGCAG TTTGTTCAGATTTGCTCCGGGAGAATGCATATGAGGAGGATGAAGGCGAGACGTGTACTTATCTTTCTCCTAAAGCATATGATGGTGGTTGCTTATCAAATATGGGTCACAGGAAGAAACATCTAATGCAGCAAAGGATTAGCGTTGCAAGGCCATATGAAATTGGTACCAATGTGCCTTATGAACCATGCTTGGAAAGCAAGTCAGGGAACCAGCCATTGTTATCAAATGGCAAAAGACCTACTTCTTTCCTCACAATACCTCCAAAGCGCATCCGTACAGCTGCCAGGCAACGAGTTGTAAGCTCATTTCATGCTGGTGCTAGTGGACCACCCCAAGTCACAAGTAAGACAGATGCTTCAAGTGGAGACACAAACTCCTGCCAAGACGATCAAAGTTCTTTGCATGGAGGGTCCTTTCCATGGAGGAACACTGATTTTGAATCTACAGTTGAGTCGAATAGACAACTGCCTTATGATGCTCGCGAAGCGTGCACTAAAGCAAGCAAGAAGAAAAAGCTTAAGAACCCAGGATACAAGATTGCTCAAAACACAGTCAACTCCTCTATGCCAACTTCTGTAAAG TTTCAGGGCCGTATGTATGATTCGAGACTGCAAGTTGACTTGACTAACAAATATGAGCAG AAGGAGTACCTGAAGAAGAGATCAGATATCCACCAATATGATTCAAATGGGAACAGTG TTGCATATGGTGGTCAACATGCTTCTAAGAAGCTTAAAATAGTGAAGCAAGGATTAGATATTTCGCAAGAAGCTTCTCATGCTGCATCACAGATGAGCAACATGGCAAATTCTGCTAGATTTATAAAGTTCATCACTAATAGGGATCGTGGGAGAAGATGCAAAGCACTGAAG ATGACTTCTGTTGGTGGATGGTCAAACTTCGAGGATCAG GCTCTTGTCGTCCTTGTCCATGATATGGGTCAAAACTGGGAGCTAGTTTGCGACGCAATTAATAGCATCGTGCAGTTCAAG TCTGTACATAGGCAACCTAAAGAATGCAAGGAGCGACACAAGGTTCTTGTGGATAGAAGTTCTGGTGATGGTGCTGACAGTGCAGAGGACTCCGGTTCATCTCAGCACTACCATAGCACATTGCCGGGCATTCCAAAG GGTAGCGCAAGGCAATTATTCGAGCGGCTTCAAGGACCATTTGatgaagagaaccttaaggcgCATTTTGAAaaaattattctacttatgcaACAAGTGCATGCCAGATGTAGACAG GGTAATCGCCAGGAGCTCAAGCCAATCATACAGCCACATAGTTCCCATGTTATCGCACTGTCACAAGCATGCCCGAACAGAATATCTGCGGACACTTTGAT GCCCCTTGATCTCTGTGATGCAACAAGCCCAAACCTTGATTCAATTGCACCTGGCAGTGTGTACCCAGGTCCTCATACAAATGGAATATCACCGCCAAACCATCAGGGTTCTATTTGTCCTTCTACTCCTACTTCAAGTCTGAATTCCAGGTTACCAGGATCGCCTGGTGTAGTTCCGGGCAACAATTCACCATCACCTTCAACATTGAATACTCCTAG GGATGCTCAGAAATATGGTGTTCCTAGACCTACTTTACAGGGTGATGAGCAACCAAAGATTCAGTTTAATCAGATGGTCAATGGCAGAAATCTTCAGCAACCTGGAGCTTCTGTTACTGGAGCATTTCCTTCTGGGGTTGATTGTGGTGCTCGTATGATGCCTACTGCCCATGGTATGGGAACGGTGGCAGGACTAAATCGAGGTATGCCTGCTGCCAGGCCAGGGTTTCCAAGGATTAATTCACCAGCAACGCTAAATGCAGTTTCATCTGGAAATATGTTACACAACGGTGGGCAAGGTGTGCCCAGTGCAGTAAGTGTCTATCCTGGAGCCATATCTGGTCCTGGAAACTCAATCTTGAGGCCACGCGATCCTATGCAGACACTTCGT CCTGTTCAGGGTATAGAAGAGCATAGGCAGATGCCTGAGTTCGACAAGCAGGTTGCACAGGGAAGTAGCCAAGCCACCATCCAGTTCAGCAGCATGAATCCATCATTCTCGAGCGTTGCAGCTTCTTCACCTGTTCAGCAACCCCAACAACCACATCAGATGTCACAATCATTGCACATGTTTGGAAATCCACACCACTCTCAGATTCAGGGTACTAGTTCAAGCCCACAACAGCAGCCCTATGCTGTGCAATTGGCTAAAGAAAGACAAACGCAACAACGTATGGCACCTCAACAGCATAGTGATGTTTCTGGAGCAAGTGCAGTACTCAATGTACAGATTAATACTCAAATACTGCAGCAGGGCCAAGCCTCTGCTGCCAACCCAGTTCCTTGTTCACAACCACAGCATCAGCGACAGCAAGCTGCACAAAATGTGCCGGATAGCTCTTCATCTCCCAACCAACCTGCCAGTATTACACAACAGAAGCAGAAGAAACAACAGGGACAACAGCAGCCTAGACAGAATCACCAACAAAGGAATCACGGTAGTCAGCAAGCTAAGCTTATGAAGAGCTTAGGACGAGGAAACATGCTAATCCCCCAGACTACTCCAATTGATAGCACGCCCGCTGCTGCTTCTACTCCACCAAAAAAACACGTGTCCGAAAAACTGGTGCAACATGGCCAAGGCCAAGGACTTATCCCTGCTAATACAGCATCAATGCCTTCAATGCCTCATCCTGGGAATCAACCTAAGCTAATCAATTCATTGCCCCAGTCACCAAAGAAGATGCCAGATATTGGTAACCAAGGCTTAATGCAGGGTTCTTCAAGTCAGACCCTGTTAGCTACGCAACAACTTCCATTTCATTCTAAATCGACATTGACTACAGAGCTTCAGCAGCAGCTGATCAATCCATCACAAAACAGCATTGACAGAGCAATGGTGCAACAAAAACACCAAATGAACTCTGACTGTAGGACAGACATCAATATCGATCAAGTCCACAATCAGATGGTTCCAACATCCTTGCCACAGAGTGCAGATTCAGGCAGCCCTGTAGCGCCATTGGTGAACCAGCAGAAGCAGGAGGCATCACATAATCTGGCTTCAGTAACCCCATCACTGAAGCTGCATAGCTCTCCTAAAGATACTTCTTTTGGGAGCGAAACATTATCTAGCGAAGACCTGCTGCAAAGGCAAGTTTCCGGTGGTTTTCCTGTTCGTGGTCATGGTGTTGGTGGCCCGTGGAACCAACAAGTTAGGCAGCAGTTGCAGCCTCAGCATCAGCAGAGAACAGTTCTTCAAGGCAGTGTATATGCTCCTTCAAATTCTGGGCCTGGCTGA
- the LOC112884013 gene encoding chromatin modification-related protein EAF1 B-like isoform X6 yields the protein MVNAKPCSMGGIIDYGVDVGTKTSPRSLAIEKAQEELRQEFDVREERRKELEFLEKGGNPLDFKFIHVETVSVHSASLTNQTEAQNVISDAKGSFSASPHGDSVESSDKPGSSLCRETNIADNLMLLDGSNNGMAEGKIVKKGTKRLNAAQPKQSLPNDGHKYANKPVFSGFSRLGDKSQAYVRRNRSKPSRESANVASVRSSIPPVKGYDTKDENDILQKSNVGDHGECSVSSMKQSGSNYDNAPKNAASDGQAEMELDVIHTIDESECVVNEEAKQADSNSKAKEVPSHDANYNRLLGCGDTAEVASAETPDTNLKVPKPYPNASTHDERESCAVDKKADDGHLDKHMAHIHEGKLDSRRKVPVSAVEASTSHKNGVGAPCEGTLNIVDDHADGDTNPVAVKIDVKYHEDLDSSRCYSTKESSDIVQPEASLQMKDEMEVCDSAIVAQKDAGCLSSVNTMNIEESPASDRKNSCVGDSDSAHPISVGIDLPKALPSPKNDEPNLESEIKKSKAYEDSILKDARVIEASIRRAGERSHCNIALEKRSKSHWDFVLEEMAWMANDFMQERLWKSVAAAKMCHWIASDGRAKFEEASIQRKQKNIMKIIAKGIMSFWRSAEALQTADMTAKMMHAHNSTMLEEMQASGIKAEKEQVYKSLEAKESMQPWQSQIQDYAVRFLEYNCKAADSHVLPEAPPTPDRLNDFGILKLSDHLSEECLFYTVPPGAMLAYRESLESLSVHHKEVGNAELNDDYEASVCDSAAVCSDLLRENAYEEDEGETCTYLSPKAYDGGCLSNMGHRKKHLMQQRISVARPYEIGTNVPYEPCLESKSGNQPLLSNGKRPTSFLTIPPKRIRTAARQRVVSSFHAGASGPPQVTSKTDASSGDTNSCQDDQSSLHGGSFPWRNTDFESTVESNRQLPYDAREACTKASKKKKLKNPGYKIAQNTVNSSMPTSVKFQGRMYDSRLQVDLTNKYEQKEYLKKRSDIHQYDSNGNSVAYGGQHASKKLKIVKQGLDISQEASHAASQMSNMANSARFIKFITNRDRGRRCKALKMTSVGGWSNFEDQALVVLVHDMGQNWELVCDAINSIVQFKSVHRQPKECKERHKVLVDRSSGDGADSAEDSGSSQHYHSTLPGIPKGSARQLFERLQGPFDEENLKAHFEKIILLMQQVHARCRQGNRQELKPIIQPHSSHVIALSQACPNRISADTLMPLDLCDATSPNLDSIAPGSVYPGPHTNGISPPNHQGSICPSTPTSSLNSRLPGSPGVVPGNNSPSPSTLNTPRDAQKYGVPRPTLQGDEQPKIQFNQMVNGRNLQQPGASVTGAFPSGVDCGARMMPTAHGMGTVAGLNRGMPAARPGFPRINSPATLNAVSSGNMLHNGGQGVPSAPVQGIEEHRQMPEFDKQVAQGSSQATIQFSSMNPSFSSVAASSPVQQPQQPHQMSQSLHMFGNPHHSQIQGTSSSPQQQPYAVQLAKERQTQQRMAPQQHSDVSGASAVLNVQINTQILQQGQASAANPVPCSQPQHQRQQAAQNVPDSSSSPNQPASITQQKQKKQQGQQQPRQNHQQRNHGSQQAKLMKSLGRGNMLIPQTTPIDSTPAAASTPPKKHVSEKLVQHGQGQGLIPANTASMPSMPHPGNQPKLINSLPQSPKKMPDIGNQGLMQGSSSQTLLATQQLPFHSKSTLTTELQQQLINPSQNSIDRAMVQQKHQMNSDCRTDINIDQVHNQMVPTSLPQSADSGSPVAPLVNQQKQEASHNLASVTPSLKLHSSPKDTSFGSETLSSEDLLQRQVSGGFPVRGHGVGGPWNQQVRQQLQPQHQQRTVLQGSVYAPSNSGPG from the exons ATGGTGAATGCTAAGCCATGCTCAATGGGTGGAATTATTGATTATGGTGTTGATGTGGGCACTAAAACATCACCCCGCAGTCTGGCCATTGAGAAAGCCCAGGAGGAGCTCAGGCAGGAGTTTGATGTTCGTGAAGAACGGAGGAAAGAATTGGAATTTCTAGAGAAA GGAGGCAACCCATTGGATTTCAAATTTATACATGTAGAAACAGTCAGTGTACACTCCGCTTCTCTCACAAATCAAACAGAAGCACAAAATGTGATAAG TGACGCTAAAGGTAGTTTTTCTGCATCGCCTCATGGAGACTCAGTTGAGAGTAGCGACAAACCAGGAAGTTCACTATGCCGTGAAACCAACATAGCAGACAATCTCATGCTTTTGGATGGAAGTAACAATGGCATGGCAGAGGGAAAGATTGTAAAGAAAGGAACCAAAAGATTAAATGCAGCCCAACCCAAGCAGTCCTTGCCCAATGATGGTCACAAATATGCGAATAAACCTGTTTTTTCAGGTTTTTCACGTCTTGGAGACAAAAGCCAGGCATATGTTCGGCGCAACAGGTCAAAGCCAAGTAGAGAGAGTGCGAATGTTGCTTCTGTTAGATCTTCTATACCTCCTGTCAAAGGTTATGATACGAAAGATGAAAACGATATATTACAGAAAAGCAATGTAGGTGATCATGGTGAATGTTCTGTTTCTAGTATGAAACAGTCTGGATCAAACTATGACAATGCACCAAAGAATGCAGCTTCTGATGGTCAAGCAGAAATGGAGTTGGATGTGATTCATACAATTGATGAAAGTGAGTGTGTGGTGAATGAGGAAGCAAAGCAAGCTGACAGCAATAGTAAAGCTAAAGAAGTGCCTTCACATGATGCAAATTACAATCGGCTACTTGGGTGTGGTGACACTGCTGAAGTTGCATCTGCAGAAACTCCTGACACCAATTTAAAGGTTCCTAAGCCTTATCCTAATGCATCTACACATGATGAAAGAGAGTCATGTGCTGTTGACAAGAAGGCTGACGATGGTCACTTGGACAAACATATGGCCCATATCCATGAAGGGAAACTTGATAGCAGGAGGAAAGTTCCTGTCTCTGCTGTAGAAGCTTCTACTTCACACAAAAATGGAGTGGGTGCACCTTGTGAAGGCACCTTGAATATTGTTGATGATCATGCAGATGGAGACACCAATCCTGTTGCAGTGAAGATTGATGTAAAGTATCATGAAGACCTAGACAGTAGTAGATGTTATAGTACGAAGGAAAGTTCCGATATTGTACAGCCTGAAGCCAGTCTTCAGATGAAAGATGAAATGGAAGTTTGTGACAGTGCAATAGTTGCACAGAAGGATGCAGGGTGCCTATCTTCTGTCAACACCATGAACATTGAGGAAAGTCCAGCTTCAGATAGGAAAAATAGTTGTGTTGGGGATTCGGACTCAGCTCATCCCATTTCTGTAGGCATTGATTTGCCTAAAGCTTTGCCTTCACCAAAAAATGATGAACCTAACTTAGAGAGTGAGATTAAAAAATCTAAGGCATATGAAGATTCTATTCTTAAAGACGCTCGTGTTATAGAG GCTAGTATTAGAAGAGCTGGTGAACGATCTCACTGTAACATTGCTTTAGAGAAGAGGAGTAAGAGTCACTGGGACTTTGTCCTTGAGGAGATGGCATGGATGGCAAATGATTTCATGCAG GAACGACTTTGGAAAAGTGTGGCTGCAGCTAAAATGTGCCATTGGATTGCCTCAGATGGCCGTGCCAAATTTGAAGAAGCAAGCATTCAGAGAAAGCAGAAAAATATTATGAAAATCATTGCAAAGGGCATCATGAGTTTCTGGCGTTCAGCTGAGGCTTTACAAACTGCTGACATGACAGCTAAAATGATGCATGCACACAATTCAACTATGCTGGAGGAGATGCAGGCTTCTGGAATCAAAGCTGAAAAAGAACAG GTTTACAAGTCACTGGAAGCCAAAGAATCCATGCAGCCTTGGCAGTCACAGATTCAGGATTATGCAGTTCGATTTCTTGAATATAACTGTAAAGCAGCTGATTCTCATGTGTTGCCTGAAGCCCCACCTACTCCTGACAGGCTGAATGACTTCGGAATCTTGAAATTGTCTGATCATCTCTCAGAA GAATGCCTCTTCTATACAGTACCACCTGGGGCAATGCTGGCATACAGGGAGTCTCTGGAATCTCTTTCCGTGCATCACAAG GAGGTTGGCAACGCTGAACTCAACGATGACTACGAGGCATCTGTTTGTGATTCTGCTGCAG TTTGTTCAGATTTGCTCCGGGAGAATGCATATGAGGAGGATGAAGGCGAGACGTGTACTTATCTTTCTCCTAAAGCATATGATGGTGGTTGCTTATCAAATATGGGTCACAGGAAGAAACATCTAATGCAGCAAAGGATTAGCGTTGCAAGGCCATATGAAATTGGTACCAATGTGCCTTATGAACCATGCTTGGAAAGCAAGTCAGGGAACCAGCCATTGTTATCAAATGGCAAAAGACCTACTTCTTTCCTCACAATACCTCCAAAGCGCATCCGTACAGCTGCCAGGCAACGAGTTGTAAGCTCATTTCATGCTGGTGCTAGTGGACCACCCCAAGTCACAAGTAAGACAGATGCTTCAAGTGGAGACACAAACTCCTGCCAAGACGATCAAAGTTCTTTGCATGGAGGGTCCTTTCCATGGAGGAACACTGATTTTGAATCTACAGTTGAGTCGAATAGACAACTGCCTTATGATGCTCGCGAAGCGTGCACTAAAGCAAGCAAGAAGAAAAAGCTTAAGAACCCAGGATACAAGATTGCTCAAAACACAGTCAACTCCTCTATGCCAACTTCTGTAAAG TTTCAGGGCCGTATGTATGATTCGAGACTGCAAGTTGACTTGACTAACAAATATGAGCAG AAGGAGTACCTGAAGAAGAGATCAGATATCCACCAATATGATTCAAATGGGAACAGTG TTGCATATGGTGGTCAACATGCTTCTAAGAAGCTTAAAATAGTGAAGCAAGGATTAGATATTTCGCAAGAAGCTTCTCATGCTGCATCACAGATGAGCAACATGGCAAATTCTGCTAGATTTATAAAGTTCATCACTAATAGGGATCGTGGGAGAAGATGCAAAGCACTGAAG ATGACTTCTGTTGGTGGATGGTCAAACTTCGAGGATCAG GCTCTTGTCGTCCTTGTCCATGATATGGGTCAAAACTGGGAGCTAGTTTGCGACGCAATTAATAGCATCGTGCAGTTCAAG TCTGTACATAGGCAACCTAAAGAATGCAAGGAGCGACACAAGGTTCTTGTGGATAGAAGTTCTGGTGATGGTGCTGACAGTGCAGAGGACTCCGGTTCATCTCAGCACTACCATAGCACATTGCCGGGCATTCCAAAG GGTAGCGCAAGGCAATTATTCGAGCGGCTTCAAGGACCATTTGatgaagagaaccttaaggcgCATTTTGAAaaaattattctacttatgcaACAAGTGCATGCCAGATGTAGACAG GGTAATCGCCAGGAGCTCAAGCCAATCATACAGCCACATAGTTCCCATGTTATCGCACTGTCACAAGCATGCCCGAACAGAATATCTGCGGACACTTTGAT GCCCCTTGATCTCTGTGATGCAACAAGCCCAAACCTTGATTCAATTGCACCTGGCAGTGTGTACCCAGGTCCTCATACAAATGGAATATCACCGCCAAACCATCAGGGTTCTATTTGTCCTTCTACTCCTACTTCAAGTCTGAATTCCAGGTTACCAGGATCGCCTGGTGTAGTTCCGGGCAACAATTCACCATCACCTTCAACATTGAATACTCCTAG GGATGCTCAGAAATATGGTGTTCCTAGACCTACTTTACAGGGTGATGAGCAACCAAAGATTCAGTTTAATCAGATGGTCAATGGCAGAAATCTTCAGCAACCTGGAGCTTCTGTTACTGGAGCATTTCCTTCTGGGGTTGATTGTGGTGCTCGTATGATGCCTACTGCCCATGGTATGGGAACGGTGGCAGGACTAAATCGAGGTATGCCTGCTGCCAGGCCAGGGTTTCCAAGGATTAATTCACCAGCAACGCTAAATGCAGTTTCATCTGGAAATATGTTACACAACGGTGGGCAAGGTGTGCCCAGTGCA CCTGTTCAGGGTATAGAAGAGCATAGGCAGATGCCTGAGTTCGACAAGCAGGTTGCACAGGGAAGTAGCCAAGCCACCATCCAGTTCAGCAGCATGAATCCATCATTCTCGAGCGTTGCAGCTTCTTCACCTGTTCAGCAACCCCAACAACCACATCAGATGTCACAATCATTGCACATGTTTGGAAATCCACACCACTCTCAGATTCAGGGTACTAGTTCAAGCCCACAACAGCAGCCCTATGCTGTGCAATTGGCTAAAGAAAGACAAACGCAACAACGTATGGCACCTCAACAGCATAGTGATGTTTCTGGAGCAAGTGCAGTACTCAATGTACAGATTAATACTCAAATACTGCAGCAGGGCCAAGCCTCTGCTGCCAACCCAGTTCCTTGTTCACAACCACAGCATCAGCGACAGCAAGCTGCACAAAATGTGCCGGATAGCTCTTCATCTCCCAACCAACCTGCCAGTATTACACAACAGAAGCAGAAGAAACAACAGGGACAACAGCAGCCTAGACAGAATCACCAACAAAGGAATCACGGTAGTCAGCAAGCTAAGCTTATGAAGAGCTTAGGACGAGGAAACATGCTAATCCCCCAGACTACTCCAATTGATAGCACGCCCGCTGCTGCTTCTACTCCACCAAAAAAACACGTGTCCGAAAAACTGGTGCAACATGGCCAAGGCCAAGGACTTATCCCTGCTAATACAGCATCAATGCCTTCAATGCCTCATCCTGGGAATCAACCTAAGCTAATCAATTCATTGCCCCAGTCACCAAAGAAGATGCCAGATATTGGTAACCAAGGCTTAATGCAGGGTTCTTCAAGTCAGACCCTGTTAGCTACGCAACAACTTCCATTTCATTCTAAATCGACATTGACTACAGAGCTTCAGCAGCAGCTGATCAATCCATCACAAAACAGCATTGACAGAGCAATGGTGCAACAAAAACACCAAATGAACTCTGACTGTAGGACAGACATCAATATCGATCAAGTCCACAATCAGATGGTTCCAACATCCTTGCCACAGAGTGCAGATTCAGGCAGCCCTGTAGCGCCATTGGTGAACCAGCAGAAGCAGGAGGCATCACATAATCTGGCTTCAGTAACCCCATCACTGAAGCTGCATAGCTCTCCTAAAGATACTTCTTTTGGGAGCGAAACATTATCTAGCGAAGACCTGCTGCAAAGGCAAGTTTCCGGTGGTTTTCCTGTTCGTGGTCATGGTGTTGGTGGCCCGTGGAACCAACAAGTTAGGCAGCAGTTGCAGCCTCAGCATCAGCAGAGAACAGTTCTTCAAGGCAGTGTATATGCTCCTTCAAATTCTGGGCCTGGCTGA